In Pseudomonas glycinae, the DNA window GCCGACCGCTTCACCGATGTTCACCTGGTGACCACGAGCCAGGTCACGGCCGTAGCACTTGGCGCAAATGCCATAGCGGGTTTCGCAGCTGATCGGCGAACGCACGATCACTTCGTCGATGCTGTTCAGCTCGATGAACTCGACCCACTTCTCGTCTACCAGGGTGCCAGCAGGAACGATGACGTCCTCGGTACCCGGCTTGAATACGTCACGGGCAATGACACGACCCAATACGCGCTCACCCAACGGCTCTACAACGTCACCGCCTTCAATGTGCGGAGTCATCAGCAGACCGTGTTCGGTGCCGCAATCGATCTCGGTCACGACCAGATCCTGCGCCACGTCTACCAGACGACGAGTCAGGTAACCGGAGTTCGCAGTTTTCAACGCGGTATCCGCCAGACCTTTACGAGCACCGTGAGTCGAGATGAAGTACTGGAGTACGCTCAGACCTTCACGGAAGTTCGCAGTAATCGGCGTTTCAATGATGGAACCGTCCGGCTTGGCCATCAGACCACGCATACCGGCCAGCTGACGAATCTGTGCTGCGGAACCCCGCGCACCCGAGTCGGCCATCATGTACATCGAGTTGAACGATTCTTGCTCGACTTCGTCGCCGTGACGGTCGATGACTTTCTCTTTCGAGAGGTTGGCCATCATCGCCTTGGAGACTTCGTCGTTCGCTTTCGACCAAAGGTCGATCACTTTGTTGTACTTCTCGCCCTGGGTTACCAGGCCGGAGGCGTACTGGCTCTCGATCTCTTTCACTTCGTCGGTGGCTGCACCGATGATGCGGGCTTTTTCATCCGGGATAACGAAGTCGTTAACACCGATGGAAACGCCGGAGATGGTCGAGTAGGCAAAACCGGTGTACATCAACTGGTCAGCGAAGATCACGGTCTCTTTCAGACCAACCACGCGGTAGCACTGGTTGATCAGCTTGGAGATCGCCTTTTTCTTCATCGGCAGGTTGACGACGTCGAACGACAGACCTTTTGGCACAACCTGGAACAGCAGCGCACGGCCGACAGTGGTGTCGACGATACGGGTGTTGTTCACGCTGTTGCCGTCACGATCGTTCACGGTTTCGTTGATACGAACCTTGATCTTGGCGTGCAGTGCGGCCTCGCCGGCACGGAACACACGGTCAACTTCCTGCAGATCCGCGAACACACGACCTTCGCCCTTGGCGTTGATCGCTTCACGAGTCATGTAGTACAGACCCAATACAACGTCCTGCGACGGAACGATGATTGGCTCACCGTTGGCTGGCGACAGAATGTTGTTGGTCGACATCATCAACGCACGCGCTTCGAGCTGGGCTTCCAACGTCAGCGGTACGTGCACGGCCATTTGGTCGCCGTCGAAGTCGGCGTTGTACGCGGCGCAGACCAGAGGGTGCAGCTGGATAGCCTTACCTTCGATCAGTACCGGTTCAAACGCCTGGATACCCAGACGGTGAAGGGTCGGTGCACGGTTGAGAAGAACCGGGTGTTCGCGAATCACCTCAGCGAGAACGTCCCAAACCTCTGGCAGTTCGCGCTCGACCATTTTCTTGGCCGCTTTGATGGTGGTCGCCAGACCACGCATTTCCAGCTTGCCGAAAATGAACGGCTTGAACAGCTCGAGAGCCATCTTCTTCGGCAGACCGCACTGGTGCAGACGCAGGGTCGGACCTACGGTAATTACCGAACGACCCGAGTAGTCAACACGCTTACCGAGCAAGTTCTGACGGAAACGACCTTGCTTACCCTTGATCATGTCAGCCAGGGATTTCAGAGGACGCTTGTTCGAACCGGTGATAGCGCGGCCACGACGACCGTTGTCGAGCAGTGCATCGACAGCTTCCTGCAACATACGCTTTTCGTTGCGCACGATGATGTCCGGAGCGGACAGATCCAGCAGGCGCTTCAAACGGTTGTTACGGTTGATCACTCGACGATACAGATCGTTGAGGTCGGAAGTCGCGAAACGACCGCCATCCAGCGGGACCAGTGGACGCAGATCTGGCGGCAGAACCGGCAGAACGGTCAGCACCATCCACTCTGGCAGGTTGCCGGAACCCTGAAAGGCTTCCATCAACTTCAGACGCTTGGACAGCTTCTTGATCTTGGTTTCGGAGTTGGTTTGCGGAATCTCTTCACGCAGACGGCCAATCTCGTGTTCCAGGTCGATAGCGTGCAGCAGTTCGCGGACAGCTTCGGCACCCATGCGGGCGTCGAAATCGTCACCGAACTCTTCCAGCGCTTCGAAGTACTGCTCGTCGTTCAGCAGCTGACCTTTTTCAAGAGTGGTCATGCCCGGGTCGATAACGACATAGCTCTCGAAGTAGAGAACGCGCTCGATATCACGCAGGGTCATGTCCATCAGCAGGCCGATACGGGACGGCAGCGATTTCAGGAACCAGATGTGGGCAACCGGCGAAGCCAGTTCGATGTGCGCCATGCGCTCACGACGAACCTTGGCGAGTGCAACTTCAACGCCGCACTTCTCGCAGATCACACCACGGTGCTTCAAGCGCTTGTACTTACCGCACAGGCACTCGTAATCCTTTACCGGGCCAAAGATCTTGGCGCAGAACAGACCGTCACGCTCAGGTTTGAACGTACGGTAGTTGATGGTTTCCGGCTTTTTAACTTCACCGAACGACCACGAGCGGATCATCTCAGGCGAGGCCAATCCGATACGGATGGCGTCGAACTCTTCGACTTGACCCTGGTTTTTCAGCAAATTCAGTAGGTCTTTCAAGGCCTTTCCTCCTGGCGGAGCAGAGAGCGGGCAATCCTGCCCCGCTCTCGATCGCGTCACGTGTTATTCGGTTTCCAGATCGATATCGATGCCGAGGGAACGAATTTCCTTGATCAACACGTTGAAGGACTCGGGCATGCCCGGCTCCATACGGTGATCGCCGTCCACGATGTTTTTGTACATCTTGGTCCGGCCGTTCACATCGTCCGACTTCACTGTGAGCATTTCTTGCAGAGTGTAAGCAGCACCGTATGCTTCCAGTGCCCAGACCTCCATCTCCCCGAAACGCTGACCACCGAACTGCGCCTTACCACCCAGCGGCTGCTGGGTAACCAGGCTGTACGAACCGGTAGAACGCGCGTGCATCTTGTCGTCTACCAAGTGGTTCAGCTTCAGCATGTACATGTAGCCAACGGTAACTGGACGCTCGAACTTGTTGCCGGTACGGCCGTCGGTCAGCTGCATCTGGCCGCTTTCTGGCAGGTCTGCCAGTTTCAGCATGGCCTTGATTTCGCTTTCCTTGGCACCGTCGAACACTGGAGTGGCCATTGGAACGCCGCCACGCAGGTTCTTCGCCAGATCCAGGATTTCCTGATCGGAGAAGCTGTCCAGATCTTCGTTACGACCGCCGATCTGGTTGTAGATCTCGTCCAGGAAGGTACGCAGCTCAGCGACTTTACGCTGCTCTTCGACCATCCGGTTGATCTTCTCGCCCAGACCTTTGGCCGCGAGGCCCAGGTGGGTTTCAAGGATCTGACCAACGTTCATACGCGAAGGTACGCCCAGCGGGTTGAGGACCACGTCGACCGGGGTGCCATTGGCATCGTGCGGCATGTCTTCAACCGGCATGATCACGGAGACCACACCTTTGTTACCGTGACGACCGGCCATCTTGTCGCCCGGCTGGATGCGACGACGGATTGCCAGGTAAACCTTGACGATCTTCAGCACGCCTGGAGCCAGGTCATCGCCCTGCTGCAGTTTGCGCTTCTTGTCTTCGAACTTGTCGTCCAGCAGACGGCGACGATCAACGATGTAGGCCTGAGCCTTCTCGAGCTGCTCGTTCAGAGCATCTTCAGCCATGCGCAGTTTGAACCACTGACCATGCTCAAGACCGTCGAGTACTTCGTCGGTGATGTCCTGACCTTTCTTCAGGCCCGCGCCGCCTTCAGCCTTGTGGCCTACCAGAGCGGAACGCAGACGCTCGAAGGTCGCGCCTTCAACGATGCGGAACTCTTCGTTCAGATCCTTGCGGATCTCGTCCAGCTGGGACTTCTCGATCGACAGCGCACGAGCATCACGCTCAACGCCGTCACGCGTGAAGACCTGTACGTCGATGACAGTACCTTTGGTGCCCGTTGGCACGCGCAGGGAAGTGTCCTTAACGTCGCTGGCTTTTTCACCGAAGATTGCGCGCAGCAGTTTTTCTTCCGGAGTCAGTTGGGTCTCGCCTTTCGGAGTGACCTTGCCTACCAGGATGTCGCCTGCGCCAACTTCAGCACCTACGTAAACGATACCGGCTTCGTCCAGCTTGTTCAGCGCAGCTTCACCCACGTTAGGGATGTCCGCAGTGATTTCCTCTGGGCCAAGCTTGGTGTCACGTGCCACACAGGTCAGTTCCTGAATGTGGATCGTGGTGAAACGGTCTTCCTGAACCACACGCTCGGACAGGCAGATGGAGTCTTCGAAGTTGAAGCCGTTCCATGCCATGAACGCGATGCGCATGTTCTGACCCAGAGCCAGTTCACCCATGTCGGTGGACGGACCGTCGGCCATGATGTCGCCACGCTGAACACGATCACCCTTGCTCACCAACGGACGCTGGTTGATGCAGGTGTTCTGGTTCGAGCGGGTGTATTTGGTCAGGTTGTAGATGTCGACACCCGCTTCGCCGGTTTCAACTTCGTCATCAGCAACGCGAACCACGATACGGCTGGCATCAACGGAGTCGATCACGCCGCCGCGACGAGCCACGACGCAAACGCCGGAGTCGCGAGCCACGTTACGCTCCATGCCGGTACCGACCAGCGGCTTGTCAGCGCGCAGGGTTGGTACAGCTTGACGCTGCATGTTCGAACCCATCAATGCACGGTTGGCGTCGTCGTGCTCGAGGAACGGAATCAGCGACGCTGCAACCGAAACTACCTGCTTCGGCGAAACGTCCATCAAGGTGACGTCTTCCGGCGCCTTGACGGTGAATTCGTTCAGGTGACGTACGGCCACCAGTTCGTCGACCAGGACTTTCTGCTCGTTCATGGTCGCCGAAGCCTGCGCGATCACGTGATCGGCTTCTTCAATGGCAGACAGGAACACGATGTCGTCGGTGACCACACCCTCTTTCACCACGCGGTACGGGCTCTCGAGGAAGCCGTACTGGTTGGTGCGAGCGTAAGCAGCCAGGGAGTTGATCAGACCGATGTTCGGACCTTCCGGCGTTTCAATCGGGCAGACACGACCGTAGTGAGTCGGGTGTACGTCACGGACTTCGAAGCCCGCGCGCTCACGAGTCAGACCGCCAGGGCCGAGTGCAGAGACACGACGCTTGTGGGTGATCTCGGACAGCGGGTTGTTCTGGTCCATGAACTGCGACAGCTGGCTGGAACCGAAGAACTCTTTCACCGCCGCAGCCACTGGCTTGGCGTTGATCAGATCTTGCGGCATCAGGCCTTCGCTTTCAGCCATCGACAGGCGCTCTTTGACCGCACGCTCAACACGTACCAGGCCAACGCGGAACTGGTTCTCGGCCATTTCGCCTACGCAGCGAACACGACGGTTACCCAGGTGGTCGATGTCATCGACGATGCCTTTACCGTTACGGATGTCGACCAGAGTCTTCAGTACCGCGACGATGTCTTCCTTGCACAGCACACCCGAACCTTCGATCTCGGTACGACCGATACGACGGTTGAACTTCATCCGGCCGACCGCAGAGAGATCGTAACGCTCAGGGCTGAAGAACAGGTTGTTGAACAGGGTCTCGGCAGCGTCCTTGGTTGGCGGCTCGCCTGGACGCATCATGCGATAAATCTCGACCAGCGCTTCCAATTGGTTGCTGGTGGAGTCGATCTTCAGCGTGTCGGAGACGAACGGACCGCAGTCGATGTCGTTGGTGTACAGAGTCTCGATGCGTACGACGCCGGCCTTGGCGATTTTCGCCAGGATCTCGGTCGACAGCTCGGTGTTGCACTCTGCCAGGATCTCACCGGTAGCCGGGTGCACGATGGCCTTCGCGGTCGTACGACCGAGGACGTAGTCCAGCGGCACATCCAGCGTCTTGATTCCGGCTTTTTCGATCTGGTTGATGTGGCGCGCGGTAATACGGCGGCCTTGCTCAACGATGACCTTGCCCTTCTCATCCTGGATGTCCAGAACCGCAACTTCACCACGCAGGCGCGATGGCACCAGTTCCAGGCTGAGGGTTTCGCCGCTCAGGTGGAATACGTTGGTGGTGTAGAACGCGTCCAGCACTTCTTCGGTGGTGTAACCGAGTGCACGCAGCAAAACCGAGGCCGGCAGCTTGCGACGACGGTCGATACGCACGAAGACGCAGTCTTTCGGGTCGAACTCGAAGTCCAGCCACGAACCGCGGTAAGGAATGATGCGCGCGGAGTACAGCAGTTTGCCGGAGCTGTGCGTCTTGCCACGGTCGTGGTCGAAGAACACGCCCGGGGAACGGTGCAGCTGGGAAACGATCACACGCTCGGTACCGTTGATTACGAAGGTACCGTTCTCAGTCATCAATGGGATTTCACCCATGTAGACTTCTTGCTCTTTGATGTCCTTGATCGCTTTGTTCGACGATTCTTTGTCGAAAATGATCAGGCGCACTTTTACCCGCAAAGGTACGGCGAAAGTTACACCGCGCAATACGCATTCTTTGACATCAAATGCCGGTTCGCCCAGGCGATAACCGACGTACTCCAGCGCAGCATTGCCGGAGTAGCTGATGATCGGGAAAACGGATTTGAAGGCCGCATGCAGGCCCACGTCGCGGAACTGATCTTTAGTCGCTCCCGCTTGCAAGAATTCACGATACGAATCCAGCTGGATGGCCAGGAGGTAAGGCACATCCATGACGTCCGGCAACTTGCTAAAGTCCTTGCGGATACGTTTTTTCTCAGTATATGAGTAAGCCATCAGCGTTCCCCAGCTTGGTCACCTGCTTGTTTGGCCCCTCCCGACGGGAGCAGCCAGAAAATCGTGCAAACCCCATGGTTTGCGCCACCGCATCGGGTGGTTACAGCTCGTTATCGACACCGACCCAGTCGGCTGCCAATAACGGAAAAAGGCCGGTGGCAAGAGCCACCAGCCATCAGCCTGTCGCTTGACGCTCGGGCTGGAGGAGCAAAGTCGATGCTTACTTCAGCTCGACTTTAGCGCCTGCTTCTTCCAGCTTCTTCTTAGCGTCTTCAGCAGCTTCTTTCGAAACGCCTTCAGCTACAACCTGAGGAGCGCCGTCGACTTTCTCTTTGGCTTCTTTCAGGCCCAGACCGGTCAGTTCACGAACTGCCTTGATCACGTTTACTTTCTTCTCGCCGGCTTCAACCAGAACAACGTTGAACTCGGTTTGCTCTTCAACAACAGCGGCAGCAGCAGCTGGACCAGCAGCAGCAACAGCAGCGGTCACGCCGAAGGTTTCTTCCATTGCTTTGATCAGCTCAACAACTTCCAGAACGGTTTTCTGGCCGATTGCTTCGATGATTTGTTCGTTAGTCAGAGACATGACTCAATTCCTGATTTGGTGGACAGCCTGTACGGCCGTCGAAATAAACAAAAATACGCGAGAGTGGAAACGCTCAGCCTCAGGCTGCAGCTGCTTCTTTCTGATCGCGAATTGCCGCCAGAGTACGAGCCAGCTTGCTGGTAGCGCCTTGAATCACGCTCATCAGTTTCGCAATAGCTTCGTCGCGAGTTGGCAGGCTTGCCAGCACGTCGATCTCATTCGCTGCGAGGAACTTGCCCTCGAACGAAGCTGCCTTGATCTCGAACTTATCCTGACCCTTGGCAAATTCCTTGAACAGACGAGCAGCAGCGCCCGGGTGTTCGTTGGAGAATGCAATCAGGGTCGGGCCGGTGAACGCACTGTCCAGCACTTCGTACGAAGTGCCAGCAACAGCGCGCTTGAGCAGGGTGTTACGTACAACACGTACGTAAACGCCAGCTTCACGAGCCTCTTTACGGAGTCCGGTCATTGCGCCTACTGTTACGCCACGGGCATCAACCACGACAGCGGACAGAGCGACTTTGGCAGCCTCGTTGACTTCAGCGACGATGGCCTTCTTGTCTTCGAGATTAATTGCCACGGGTTTAACTCCTGCTTGTTACCGTTTCATCCGATCGAAACCGAATGTCGTTTTGGTGTCTGATTCGGTAAGGAACCGGGAGCACCATCTGCGTAGGCTTGAGGTTTAAGACTTGCGTCGCCTACGGTCTTGGATAGCCCCCGCCAGGCAGGGACCCCAATCTTTCAATTGGCGCAGTTAACTGCGCCAATTTTTGTCTTACGCGTCCAGCGAGCTCTGGTCGATGACCAGACCTGGGCCCATAGTGGTGCTCAGGGTAACGCGCTTGACGTAGATACCTTTCGAAGAAGCTGGCTTGATACGCTTCAAATCAGCGATCAGGGCTTCAACGTTTTCCTTCAGCTTGACGGCATCGAAGCCGATCTTGCCAACAGAAGTGTGGATGATGCCGTTTTTGTCGGTGCGATAACGAACCTGACCAGCCTTGGCATTTTTGACCGCGGTAGCGACGTCTGGGGTAACAGTGCCGACTTTCGGGTTAGGCATCAGACCACGTGGACCGAGGATCTGACCCAGTTGACCTACAACGCGCATGGCATCCGGGGATGCGATCACTACGTCATAGTTCAGGTCGCCGCCTTTCATTTCGGCAGCCAGCTCATCCATACCTACACGGTCAGCGCCGGCAGCCAGAGCGGCCTCAGCAGCTGGACCCTGGGTGAACACAGCAACGCGAACAGTCTTGCCAGTGCCGTGTGGCAGCACAGTAGCGCTACGAACGACCTGGTCGGATTTACGCGGGTCTACGCCCAGGTTTACAGCTACGTCGTACGACTCGACGAATTTGGCAGCTGGCAGCGAAGCCAGCAGAGTTGCGGCCTCTTCGAAGTTGTAGGACTTGCCCGCTTCGATTTTTTCAGCGATAGCCTTTTGGCGCTTGGTCAGCTTAGCCATTACACACCCTCCACGTTAAGGCCCATGCTACGAGCAGAACCGGCGATAGTGCGCACGGCTGCATCCATATCAGCTGCAGTCAGATCCGCGTTTTTGGTTTTCGCGATTTCTTCCAGCTGAGCACGGGTAACAGTGCCAACCTTAACGGTGTTCGGACGAGCGGAACCGCTGGTCAGACCGGCCGCCTTCTTCAGCAGAACCGAAGCAGGGGTGGATTTGGTTTCGAAAGTGAAGCTACGGTCGCTGTAGACAGTGATGATCACCGGAGTCGGCAGACCAGCTTCCAGACCCTGGGTACGGGCGTTGAAAGCTTTGCAGAATTCCATGATGTTCACGCCGTGCTGACCCAGAGCAGGACCAACAGGTGGGCTTGGGTTAGCCTGAGCGGCCTTCACTTGCAGCTTGATGTAAGCGGTAATCTTCTTGGCCATGAGGCACTCCAATTACGGGTTCGAACGCCTCGAAAGGCTCCCCGGTTACTTGCGCGTTTATCCCAGTGACGACAAAACCCCACAGCCTAGGGCTGCGGGGTTGGGATGCTTGCTCAGTTAGACCTTTTCGACCTGACTGAACTCCAACTCTACCGGAGTAGAGCGTCCGAAAATGAGCACCGCCACTTGGATCCGGCTCTTTTCGTAGTTAACTTCTTCAACAACACCGTTAAAGTCAGCGAACGGACCGTCATTGACTCGAACGGTTTCGCCCGGCTCGAACAATGTCTTCGGCTTCGGCTTGTCGCTACCGTCAGCAACACGACGCAGAATCGCCTCAGCTTCTTTATCGGTGATTGGTGCCGGCTTATCAGCAGTACCGCCGATAAAACCCATCACCCGAGGAGTATCCTTGACCAAGTGCCAAGTACCCTCGTTCATGTCCATCTGAACCAGCACATAACCTGGGAAGAATTTGCGCTCGCTTTTGCGTTTCTGGCCATTACGCATTTCAACCACTTCTTCAGTGGGAACCAGAATTTCGCCGAAGCCATCTTCCATGCCAGCCAGCTTTACGCGCTCGATCAACGAACGCATGACATGCTTCTCGTAACCCGAGTAAGCATGCACAACGTACCAACGCTTAGCCACGGGACACCCTTAGCCGACAATCAAGGAAACAAGCCAGCCGAGCAGGGAATCAAGCCCCCACAACAGCAACGCCATAACCAGAACAACAGCCACAACAATCAGCGTGGTTTGCGTGGTTTCTTGGCGAGTTGGCCATACGACTTTACGAATCTCGGTGCGAGCCTCCTTAACCAGTACAAAGAAAGACTTGCCCTTGGCAGTCTGCAGGCCTACAAAGGCAGCTACAGCAGCAATAACAAGCAATGCAAGTACGCGGTACAGGATCGGCGAAGCAGCGTAATACTGATTGCCGACAACGCCAACAATTACCAAAGCGACTACGACAAGCCACTTGAGCAAATCGAAGCGAGAGCCTTGAGCTTCAGCTTTAGGAGTCATCTATGAAGATCCTGTGAAAAGAAAGCCAGACACACCAAGTGAATCTGGCAGGTCAGGAGGGAATCGAACCCCCAACCTACGGTTTTGGAGACCGTCGCTCTGCCAATTGAGCTACTGACCTAAAACAAAATCAGGCCGACCATTATGCCGGCCTGAAAAAGACATTACAACTGTTTACTCGATGATCTTGGCTACGACACCAGCACCAACGGTACGGCCGCCTTCACGGATTGCGAAACGCAGACCGTCTTCCATCGCGATGGTTTTGATCAGGGTAACAGTCATCTGAATGTTGTCACCTGGCATTACCATTTCAACGCCTTCTGGCAGCTCGCAGTTACCGGTCACGTCAGTAGTACGGAAGTAGAACTGTGGACGGTAGCCTTTGAAGAACGGAGTGTGACGACCGCCTTCTTCCTTGCTCAGAACGTAAACTTCTGCAGTAAACTTGGTGTGCGGCTTAACCGAACCCGGCTTAACCAGAACCTGACCACGCTCAACGTCGTCACGCTTGGTACCACGCAGCAGAACGCCGCAGTTCTCACCAGCACGGCCTTCGTCCAGCAGCTTGCGGAACATCTCAACACCGGTGCAGGTGGTGGTGGCGGTGTCACGCAGACCAACGATTTCCAGGGCGTCTTGAACGCGAACGATACCGCGCTCGATACGACCGGTTACAACAGTACCGCGACCCGAGATCGAGAATACGTCTTCGATTGGCATCAGGTACCTACAACGCCTACGGCAATGTCACTGCCGAACGCGACGAACTCGGCCGCGTCACCCGTTACGAATATGCCGACAACCTGCACCTTGTCAGCCGTCGTATCAATCCTGACGGCAGCCAGCTGCGCTACCGCTACGACAACTCGCGCCTGCTTCTGACCGAAATCGAAAACGAACGTGGCGAGCATTACCACCTCGACTATTTTGCAAACGGCCTGATCCAGCAGGAAACCGGTTTCGACGGCCGCCGCACCGCGTACGAATACGACCTCAACGGCCAGTTGCTGAAGAAGACCGAATTCGGCGATGACGGCAGCGAACTGGTCACCGAGTATCAGCGCGATGCTGCCGGTCGACTGCTGGTGAAAACCCTCGCCGATGGCGAAGAAATTCACTACAGCTACGATGCCCTTGGCCGTTTGGTGAATGTCGACGACGGTCACTGGCCGCTGGCCTACGAATACGACGTGCAGGATCGCCTGATCACCGAACACCAGGGTTGGGGCACCACACGTTACGAATACGACAGCGTCGGGCAACTGAGTCACTGCCGCCTCCCCGACGGCAGCACACTCGACTACCGCCATTTGTCAGGCGGACGTCTGAGCAGCATCGACCTCAACGGCTCACGCCTGACCAGCCACCAATTCAGCGCCGGTCGCGAACAGCAACGCCAACAAGGCCTGTTGCTCAGCCAATACCAGTACGACGAACAAGGTCGCCTGCAAGCGCATAGCGTCAGCCAGCGTGAAAAAAACCTGTTCCAGCGTCGCTATAACTACGACGCCAACGGCAACCTCGCCGGTATCGACGACAGCCGCAAGGGCAACCGCAGCTTCCACTACGACCCGCTGGACCGCTTGACCAGCGTACGTGGCGCAACACCGGAAACCTTCGCCCACGACCCGGCCGGCAACCTGCTCGGCCAGAACAACGAAGGCACAGCCAACCTCGCCAACGTCAAAGGCAACCGTCTGCTGATGCAGGGCGACCGCCACTACGACTACGACGCCTATGGCAACCTGATCCGCGAACGCCGTGGCACCGGACATAAACTCGTCACCGAATACAGCTACGACTCCCAGCACCGACTAATCCGTGTCAGCCTGCCGGGCGGCAGCAATGCATCCTATAAGTACGACGCCTTCGGTCGCCGCATCGAGAAAACTGTCGATGGCCATACCACCGAATTCTTGTGGCAAGGCGAACGCCTGATCGCCGAAAGCGGTGACAATCGTTATCGCACTTACATCTACGAACCCGGCAGCTTCCGCCCGCTGGCGATGCTCGACGGCGAAGGCCCGCGTAAGGCGACGCCGTTCTACTATCAGCTCGATCACCTGGGCACACCGCAGGAACTCACCGACTACGGCGGTGAAATCATGTGGTCCGCGAAATACCGCGCGTACGGCAACCTCGCGGCGCTGGACGTCAGCGAAATCGACAACCCGTTGCGGTTCCAGGGTCAGTACTTCGATGCGGAGACAGGCCTACACTACA includes these proteins:
- the rplA gene encoding 50S ribosomal protein L1 produces the protein MAKLTKRQKAIAEKIEAGKSYNFEEAATLLASLPAAKFVESYDVAVNLGVDPRKSDQVVRSATVLPHGTGKTVRVAVFTQGPAAEAALAAGADRVGMDELAAEMKGGDLNYDVVIASPDAMRVVGQLGQILGPRGLMPNPKVGTVTPDVATAVKNAKAGQVRYRTDKNGIIHTSVGKIGFDAVKLKENVEALIADLKRIKPASSKGIYVKRVTLSTTMGPGLVIDQSSLDA
- the rplK gene encoding 50S ribosomal protein L11 produces the protein MAKKITAYIKLQVKAAQANPSPPVGPALGQHGVNIMEFCKAFNARTQGLEAGLPTPVIITVYSDRSFTFETKSTPASVLLKKAAGLTSGSARPNTVKVGTVTRAQLEEIAKTKNADLTAADMDAAVRTIAGSARSMGLNVEGV
- the nusG gene encoding transcription termination/antitermination protein NusG, encoding MAKRWYVVHAYSGYEKHVMRSLIERVKLAGMEDGFGEILVPTEEVVEMRNGQKRKSERKFFPGYVLVQMDMNEGTWHLVKDTPRVMGFIGGTADKPAPITDKEAEAILRRVADGSDKPKPKTLFEPGETVRVNDGPFADFNGVVEEVNYEKSRIQVAVLIFGRSTPVELEFSQVEKV
- the secE gene encoding preprotein translocase subunit SecE, which produces MTPKAEAQGSRFDLLKWLVVVALVIVGVVGNQYYAASPILYRVLALLVIAAVAAFVGLQTAKGKSFFVLVKEARTEIRKVVWPTRQETTQTTLIVVAVVLVMALLLWGLDSLLGWLVSLIVG